One Helianthus annuus cultivar XRQ/B chromosome 7, HanXRQr2.0-SUNRISE, whole genome shotgun sequence genomic region harbors:
- the LOC110927128 gene encoding ubiquitin-conjugating enzyme E2 2 yields the protein MSTPSRKRLMRDFKRLQQDPPAGISGAPYDNNIMLWNAVIFGPDDTPWDGGTFKLTLQFSEDYPNKPPTVRFISRMFHPNIYADGSICLDILQNQWSPIYDVAAILTSIQSLLCDPNPNSPANSEAARLFSENKREYNRKVREVVEQSWTAD from the exons ATGTCAACGCCTTCAAGGAAGAGGTTGATGAGGGATTTCAAGAGGCTGCAGCAGGATCCTCCTGCTGGAATTAGTGGTGCTCCCTATGATAATAATATTATGCTCTGGAATGCGGTTATATTCGG GCCGGATGATACTCCTTGGGATGGAG GCACGTTCAAGCTGACTCTTCAGTTTTCAGAAGATTATCCAAATAAGCCACCAACAGTGCGCTTCATTTCTCGAATGTTTCATCCCAACA TTTATGCAGATGGAAGCATATGTTTGGACATCCTTCAAAATCAGTGGAGTCCAATTTATGATGTTGCTGCTATTCTGACCTCAATTCAG TCATTGCTATGTGACCCGAACCCAAATTCACCGGCAAACTCGGAGGCAGCGCGGTTATTTAGTGAGAATAAACGCGAGTATAACAGGAAAGTGAGGGAGGTTGTGGAGCAGAGCTGGACAGCTGACTAA